A genomic region of Trichocoleus desertorum ATA4-8-CV12 contains the following coding sequences:
- the recG gene encoding ATP-dependent DNA helicase RecG, protein MEDAIEQLALPQPETLTLTAPASRLQSVSQPDWVRLQKALAVEAEHGFNDLVGKQSRFSEFLAQSLQQAPEVLPSRDRRRWQEVAGQFTHYSDLSFAQRQHLVADTRRFLYQVRQTCERTNQGSSVGNGLPASEPKPKPPKTAPLIEPQRVISPDEPLTYLPGIGPKNAERLAKLGLYTVRDLLFYYPRDHIDYARQVQIRDLEAGETVTLVGTVKRCTCFSSPRNAKLTIFELVVRDRSGQIKLSRFFAGNRYRNRGWQEQQKRLYPPCAVIAASGLVKQSKYGMTLEDPEIEVLDHSGSSIESVTVGRVVPIYSLTEGVGADLVRKAVIAALPAAAHLSDPLPEMLQEQYELSGLAEAIAHIHFPPDSAALDMARRRLVFDEFFYLQLGLLKRRQSQRQTQASAVLASTGQLIDQLYELLPFQLTGAQQRVINDILNDLQKPVPMNRLVQGDVGSGKTVVAVVAVLAAIQAGYQAALMAPTEVLAEQHYRKLVSWFNLLHLPVELLTGSTKTAKRRQIHAQLQTGELPLLVGTHALIEDPVTFQRLGLVVIDEQHRFGVQQRARLQQKGVNGIPHVLTMTATPIPRTLALTLHGDLDVSQIDELPPGRKPIQTTVLTASDRTQAYELIRRQVAQGRQVYVVLPLVDESEKLDLKSAIEEHQRLQEQIFPEFQIGLLHGRMTSAEKEEAINQFRDNQTQILVSTTVVEVGVDVPNAAVMLIEHAERFGLSQLHQLRGRVGRGADQAFCLLMSSSKAETARQRLKVLEQSQDGFFISEMDMRFRGPGEVLGTRQSGLPDFALASLVEDQAVLEVAREAAEKAIAKDPTLDRWPLMQAELEYRYQRLMGGAIFT, encoded by the coding sequence ATGGAGGATGCAATTGAGCAATTGGCTTTGCCCCAACCCGAAACTTTGACTCTAACTGCTCCAGCGTCAAGGTTGCAATCTGTCTCCCAGCCTGATTGGGTGCGGCTGCAAAAAGCCTTGGCCGTGGAAGCAGAGCATGGCTTCAATGATTTAGTGGGCAAACAATCTCGCTTCAGCGAATTTCTGGCTCAAAGCTTGCAACAGGCTCCAGAAGTTTTGCCGAGTCGCGATCGCCGTCGGTGGCAAGAAGTGGCGGGCCAATTTACCCATTACTCGGATTTGAGTTTTGCCCAACGGCAGCATTTAGTCGCTGATACTCGGCGGTTTCTCTATCAAGTTCGGCAAACCTGTGAGCGAACGAACCAAGGTAGTTCTGTCGGAAACGGGTTGCCAGCGTCAGAACCGAAGCCAAAACCTCCTAAAACTGCGCCGCTGATCGAGCCGCAGCGAGTGATTTCTCCTGATGAACCCCTCACTTATTTGCCTGGCATCGGCCCTAAGAATGCTGAACGTTTGGCCAAGCTAGGGCTTTATACGGTTCGCGATCTGCTGTTCTACTACCCCCGCGACCACATTGACTACGCGCGGCAAGTCCAGATTCGTGACTTAGAGGCTGGAGAAACGGTGACATTGGTCGGTACTGTCAAGCGCTGTACCTGTTTTAGTAGCCCTCGCAATGCCAAGTTAACTATTTTTGAATTAGTGGTACGCGATCGTAGTGGGCAGATTAAGCTGAGCCGTTTCTTTGCAGGCAATCGCTATCGTAATCGAGGCTGGCAAGAGCAACAGAAACGGCTTTACCCCCCCTGCGCTGTGATTGCCGCTTCTGGGTTAGTCAAGCAAAGCAAGTACGGCATGACTTTAGAAGATCCAGAGATTGAGGTCTTGGATCATTCGGGAAGTAGCATTGAATCGGTCACGGTGGGGCGAGTGGTGCCGATTTACTCTTTAACCGAAGGGGTGGGAGCGGATTTAGTCCGAAAAGCGGTGATTGCGGCGCTTCCGGCGGCGGCTCATCTGAGCGATCCTTTACCGGAGATGCTACAGGAGCAATATGAGTTAAGCGGTTTGGCAGAGGCGATCGCTCATATTCATTTCCCACCCGATAGCGCTGCTCTAGATATGGCTCGTCGGCGTTTAGTGTTTGATGAGTTTTTCTATTTACAGTTGGGGTTGCTGAAGCGTCGGCAGAGTCAGCGCCAAACCCAAGCCAGTGCGGTTCTCGCTTCCACAGGTCAATTGATTGATCAGTTGTATGAGTTGCTGCCGTTTCAGCTTACGGGTGCTCAGCAACGAGTGATCAACGACATCCTTAACGACTTGCAAAAACCCGTACCGATGAACCGATTGGTGCAAGGAGATGTCGGGTCAGGCAAAACCGTGGTGGCAGTCGTCGCGGTTTTGGCAGCGATTCAAGCAGGTTACCAAGCGGCACTGATGGCTCCGACCGAGGTGTTGGCAGAGCAGCATTACCGCAAGTTGGTGAGTTGGTTTAATTTGTTGCATTTACCCGTCGAGTTGCTGACAGGCTCCACCAAAACAGCTAAGCGGCGGCAAATCCACGCCCAATTGCAAACGGGTGAACTGCCGTTGTTGGTTGGCACCCATGCCCTAATTGAAGATCCAGTCACTTTTCAGCGCTTAGGTTTGGTCGTGATTGATGAGCAACATCGCTTCGGCGTGCAACAACGAGCTAGATTGCAACAAAAAGGCGTCAATGGCATCCCTCACGTCTTGACCATGACGGCGACACCCATTCCCCGGACTCTGGCTCTGACGCTCCACGGCGATTTGGATGTGAGCCAGATTGATGAGTTGCCACCCGGACGTAAACCCATCCAGACAACGGTTCTGACTGCGAGCGATCGCACCCAGGCTTATGAGTTGATCCGCCGCCAAGTCGCTCAAGGTCGCCAAGTCTATGTGGTGCTGCCCTTGGTAGACGAGTCTGAGAAGTTGGATTTGAAGTCCGCGATCGAGGAACATCAACGGCTGCAAGAGCAGATTTTTCCTGAATTCCAGATTGGGTTGCTGCATGGCCGCATGACTTCAGCTGAGAAAGAGGAAGCGATTAATCAATTCCGCGATAACCAAACCCAAATTTTAGTCTCAACCACTGTGGTTGAAGTCGGTGTGGATGTCCCCAATGCTGCGGTGATGCTGATCGAGCATGCCGAACGTTTTGGTTTGTCCCAGTTGCACCAGTTGCGCGGGCGTGTCGGTCGAGGGGCAGACCAAGCGTTTTGCTTGCTAATGAGCAGTTCCAAGGCCGAAACTGCAAGGCAACGCCTGAAAGTGCTGGAACAATCACAGGATGGCTTTTTTATCTCAGAAATGGATATGCGCTTCCGAGGGCCAGGAGAGGTGCTAGGCACTCGCCAATCTGGTTTGCCCGATTTTGCTTTGGCTAGCTTAGTAGAAGATCAGGCGGTGTTAGAAGTGGCGCGGGAAGCAGCCGAGAAAGCGATCGCCAAAGATCCCACGCTCGATCGCTGGCCCCTCATGCAAGCAGAGTTGGAGTATCGTTACCAACGGCTGATGGGTGGGGCAATTTTTACTTAA
- the tsf gene encoding translation elongation factor Ts, with translation MADISAQSVKELREKTGAGMMDCKKALIENDGDITKATEWLRQKGLASAGKKEGRVAAEGLVGQYIHTGGRVGVLVEVNCETDFVARGETFQTLVRNVAMQIAACPNVEYVKVSDIPADIAEKEKSIEMGRDDLAGKPDNIKEKIVQGRIDKRLKEMTLMDQPYIRDQNITVEELVKQTIAQTGENIQVRRFVRFVLGEGIEKQENSFADEVAAMTGTK, from the coding sequence ATGGCGGACATCTCTGCACAAAGCGTGAAAGAGCTGCGCGAAAAAACTGGCGCAGGCATGATGGACTGTAAAAAAGCCCTGATCGAGAATGATGGGGACATTACCAAAGCGACAGAGTGGCTGCGGCAAAAAGGTCTCGCTTCTGCTGGCAAAAAAGAAGGGCGAGTCGCAGCGGAAGGTCTAGTGGGTCAGTATATCCATACAGGGGGCCGTGTCGGTGTTCTGGTGGAAGTGAACTGCGAAACTGACTTCGTCGCTCGTGGCGAAACATTTCAGACCCTAGTTCGCAACGTGGCCATGCAGATTGCTGCTTGCCCCAACGTTGAGTATGTCAAGGTGAGCGACATTCCCGCCGACATTGCGGAGAAAGAGAAGTCGATTGAAATGGGCCGAGATGACCTCGCAGGTAAGCCAGACAACATCAAAGAAAAAATCGTTCAAGGTCGCATTGACAAGCGCTTGAAAGAAATGACTTTGATGGATCAGCCCTACATTCGTGACCAAAACATCACGGTGGAAGAGTTAGTCAAGCAAACCATTGCTCAGACTGGTGAAAATATCCAAGTTCGTCGTTTCGTCCGTTTTGTTCTGGGCGAAGGCATTGAGAAGCAAGAGAACAGCTTTGCTGATGAAGTTGCAGCGATGACTGGGACTAAGTAA
- the rpsB gene encoding 30S ribosomal protein S2: MPVVSLAQMMEAGVHFGHQTRRWNPKMSPYIYTSRNGVHIIDLVQTAQLMEEAYSYMRTAAEQGKKFLFIGTKRQAAGIVAQEAARCGAYYVNQRWLGGMLTNWATIKTRVDRLKELERREETGALDLLPKKEASVLRRELEKLQKYLGGIKAMRKVPDVVIIVDQRREYNAVQECLKLGVPIVSLLDTNCDPDFVDIPIPANDDAIRSIKLIVGKLADAIYEGRHGQLEAEEDYEDYEGAEDDFDYEDNDTSFLPEEEAEAEAETEA; encoded by the coding sequence ATGCCAGTCGTCTCTTTGGCTCAAATGATGGAGGCAGGGGTTCATTTTGGGCACCAAACCCGCCGTTGGAATCCCAAAATGTCTCCTTATATTTACACCTCTCGTAACGGTGTTCATATCATTGACTTGGTGCAAACTGCCCAGTTGATGGAAGAAGCCTACAGTTACATGCGGACTGCGGCTGAACAGGGCAAGAAGTTCTTGTTTATTGGCACTAAGCGGCAAGCAGCTGGCATCGTGGCTCAAGAAGCAGCCCGTTGTGGAGCTTACTACGTCAACCAGCGTTGGTTGGGCGGTATGCTCACCAACTGGGCAACTATTAAGACTCGCGTCGATCGCCTTAAAGAGTTAGAGCGTCGCGAAGAAACTGGAGCCCTAGACCTACTGCCCAAGAAGGAAGCATCTGTTCTGCGCCGAGAACTAGAAAAGCTGCAAAAGTATCTGGGTGGCATTAAAGCCATGCGTAAAGTTCCTGATGTTGTCATCATCGTGGACCAACGCCGGGAGTATAACGCGGTTCAAGAGTGCCTCAAGCTAGGCGTTCCCATTGTTTCGCTGCTAGATACTAACTGCGACCCTGACTTCGTAGATATTCCCATTCCAGCTAACGACGATGCGATTCGGTCTATTAAGCTAATAGTAGGCAAGCTAGCGGATGCGATCTATGAAGGTCGTCATGGTCAGCTAGAAGCAGAAGAAGACTACGAAGACTACGAAGGTGCGGAGGACGACTTCGACTACGAAGACAATGACACTTCGTTCCTGCCCGAGGAAGAAGCTGAAGCTGAAGCTGAAACTGAAGCATAG
- a CDS encoding glycosyltransferase family 2 protein, giving the protein MFFSVVIPTYNRQPILEKCLKALEHQHLAADSEVTGYEIVLVDDGSTDGTVEWIRAHAADFPHVRLFCQDHQGPAAARNLGVQQAIGDTIIFIDSDLVVTEQFLQAHADGLAEGQRLLPSSLANSLSVQTNSTEPPRLFTYGRVINTCNFEHPTAEPYKVTDFSAAYFATGNVAIARYWLEKAGLFDTQFQLYGWEDLELGVRLKQLGLKLIKCPDAVGYHWHPPFALAEIPQLIDKEIQRGRMGVLFYQKHPTWEVRMMIQMTWLHRILWGLLSLGGSLNEQTLAPLLQWLINQGKPQLALEIARVFLNWYNVQGVYAAYAEMRQAAS; this is encoded by the coding sequence GTGTTTTTTAGCGTTGTCATCCCAACCTACAATCGCCAACCAATTTTGGAGAAATGTCTGAAGGCTTTAGAGCATCAACATTTGGCAGCAGATAGCGAAGTGACTGGCTATGAAATTGTGCTGGTTGATGATGGCTCTACGGATGGGACAGTCGAATGGATACGCGCTCACGCAGCCGATTTCCCCCATGTACGCTTGTTTTGCCAAGATCACCAAGGGCCAGCCGCTGCGAGGAATTTAGGGGTGCAGCAAGCGATCGGGGACACGATTATTTTTATTGACAGTGACTTAGTCGTCACCGAACAGTTTTTACAAGCTCATGCGGATGGTCTGGCAGAAGGTCAGCGATTGCTACCAAGTTCGCTAGCAAATTCGCTATCAGTTCAGACGAACTCTACAGAACCACCCCGCCTCTTTACCTACGGTCGGGTGATCAATACTTGTAACTTCGAGCATCCTACGGCTGAGCCCTACAAGGTCACGGATTTCTCGGCAGCCTATTTTGCCACAGGTAATGTTGCGATCGCTCGTTATTGGTTAGAGAAAGCAGGCTTATTTGATACTCAGTTTCAACTTTATGGCTGGGAAGATTTGGAGCTAGGCGTGCGGCTGAAGCAATTAGGACTAAAGCTGATTAAATGCCCCGACGCAGTTGGCTACCACTGGCACCCACCTTTTGCTCTAGCAGAAATTCCTCAGCTAATTGATAAAGAAATCCAGCGCGGGCGCATGGGAGTGTTGTTTTATCAAAAGCACCCCACCTGGGAAGTGCGGATGATGATTCAAATGACTTGGCTACACCGCATTCTTTGGGGGTTACTGTCTCTCGGTGGCTCCTTGAATGAACAAACTTTAGCCCCTTTGTTGCAATGGCTAATTAATCAAGGCAAACCGCAACTAGCCCTCGAAATCGCCCGTGTCTTTCTGAATTGGTACAACGTTCAAGGTGTGTATGCTGCTTATGCTGAAATGCGGCAGGCTGCTTCGTAA
- a CDS encoding argininosuccinate synthase codes for MGRAKKVVLAYSGGVDTSVCIPYLKTEWGVEEVITLAADLGQGDELEPIRKKALDSGASESLVIDATASFIQEYAFPAIQANALYENRYPLSTALARPLIAKLLVEAAAKYGADAVAHGCTGKGNDQVRFDVSIAALNPNLKVLAPAREWGMSREETIAYGEKFGIPTPVKKSSPYSIDRNLLGRSIEAGPLEDPWTEPLEEIYALTKAIADTPNEPEYIEIGFTKGLPTHLNGEALDSVALITRLNDLAGNHGIGRIDMLENRLVGIKSREIYEAPALLVLIQAHRDLESLTLTADVTHYKRGIEESYSQLVYNGLWYSPLKGALDAFVQQTQERVSGTVRVKLFKGNANIVGRQSANSLYSPDLATYGAEDKFDHKAAEGFIYVWGLPTRVWSQQNRL; via the coding sequence ATGGGTCGCGCCAAGAAAGTTGTGCTGGCATACTCCGGCGGAGTCGATACTTCCGTCTGCATTCCTTATCTCAAAACTGAGTGGGGGGTTGAAGAAGTTATTACTCTGGCAGCCGACTTGGGTCAAGGGGATGAGCTAGAACCGATTCGCAAAAAAGCACTCGACTCAGGTGCAAGTGAGTCCTTGGTCATTGACGCGACGGCAAGCTTTATTCAAGAGTATGCTTTTCCTGCCATTCAAGCCAATGCGCTCTACGAAAATCGTTATCCCCTCTCTACTGCTCTAGCTCGGCCACTTATTGCCAAGCTGTTGGTGGAAGCAGCCGCAAAATATGGTGCAGATGCAGTAGCACATGGCTGCACAGGTAAAGGGAATGATCAAGTGCGTTTCGATGTCTCGATCGCCGCGCTAAACCCCAACCTGAAAGTCCTAGCGCCCGCAAGAGAATGGGGCATGAGCCGGGAGGAAACGATCGCCTACGGAGAAAAATTTGGCATTCCTACTCCTGTTAAGAAGTCTTCACCCTACAGCATCGATCGCAACCTGTTGGGGCGCAGTATCGAGGCAGGCCCTCTAGAAGACCCCTGGACTGAGCCACTAGAAGAAATTTACGCTTTGACCAAGGCGATCGCAGACACCCCCAACGAGCCAGAATATATAGAGATTGGCTTCACAAAAGGGTTGCCCACCCACCTGAATGGAGAAGCTTTAGATTCTGTAGCCCTGATTACCCGACTTAACGACCTAGCTGGTAATCATGGCATCGGGCGGATCGACATGCTAGAAAATCGTTTAGTTGGGATTAAGTCCCGCGAGATTTATGAAGCACCCGCGCTCTTAGTGCTAATTCAAGCCCATCGAGATTTGGAGAGTCTGACGCTCACGGCTGATGTCACCCACTACAAGCGGGGCATTGAGGAGAGCTACAGCCAACTCGTCTACAACGGCCTCTGGTATAGCCCGCTCAAGGGAGCCTTAGATGCCTTTGTGCAACAGACCCAAGAGCGAGTTTCTGGCACTGTACGAGTCAAGCTGTTCAAAGGCAATGCCAATATTGTGGGGCGGCAGTCTGCCAACTCTCTCTACAGCCCAGACTTGGCAACCTACGGTGCGGAAGACAAGTTCGACCACAAAGCCGCCGAAGGGTTTATCTATGTTTGGGGTCTACCCACGCGGGTTTGGTCACAGCAAAATCGCCTTTAA
- a CDS encoding DedA family protein has protein sequence MSFEFLSLETIQELARHYGYWAVFVGILLENLGLPIPGETATLAGGFLAGSGELNYWIVLGSAALGASLGGTCGYWIGRWGGWPLLVGLGRIFRFREEQLLEVKNQFSENAAKTVFFGRFIALLRVFASPLAGIVEMPFLKFMFYNLIGASTWASVMVTLAFFAGRIVPLEQLVVWAAQFTGVALVLAIAWIAVPIWLETRKAKQLERPD, from the coding sequence ATGTCTTTCGAGTTTTTATCGTTAGAGACTATCCAGGAGTTAGCTCGTCACTACGGGTACTGGGCAGTGTTTGTAGGAATTCTGCTAGAAAATTTGGGTTTACCAATCCCTGGTGAAACTGCGACACTAGCTGGCGGTTTCTTGGCAGGGAGTGGTGAATTAAATTACTGGATTGTTCTGGGTAGTGCAGCTCTCGGCGCTTCCCTGGGTGGGACTTGTGGCTACTGGATTGGGAGATGGGGTGGCTGGCCATTGCTGGTTGGCCTAGGTCGCATCTTCCGCTTTCGCGAGGAGCAACTGCTAGAAGTCAAAAATCAGTTCAGTGAAAACGCGGCAAAAACTGTTTTCTTTGGCCGTTTTATTGCTTTACTCAGAGTTTTTGCCAGTCCTCTAGCTGGAATTGTCGAAATGCCGTTTCTCAAGTTTATGTTTTACAACTTGATCGGCGCTTCAACTTGGGCGTCGGTAATGGTGACGCTGGCATTTTTTGCGGGTCGGATTGTGCCTCTAGAGCAGCTAGTTGTTTGGGCGGCTCAGTTCACGGGTGTTGCTCTGGTGCTGGCGATCGCTTGGATTGCAGTTCCTATTTGGCTAGAAACTCGCAAAGCTAAGCAATTGGAACGTCCAGACTAA
- a CDS encoding STAS domain-containing protein: MTDQKVSRAIVLQPQGRLDLEGGVALQHQIAAIASERYSYWILDLANIEFINSSGLVALITGLNSANKCNCRLVICNVQASAKVIFEITQLDRVFEIVEDLETLFTERPPVMELVPSKATTSKASKAVAA; encoded by the coding sequence ATGACTGATCAAAAAGTGAGCAGAGCCATTGTACTTCAACCCCAAGGTCGTTTAGATCTTGAAGGTGGTGTTGCTTTACAACATCAGATCGCAGCGATCGCCTCCGAGCGCTATAGCTACTGGATACTGGACTTAGCAAATATTGAGTTCATCAACAGCTCTGGCCTAGTAGCCTTGATTACTGGACTCAACAGCGCCAACAAGTGTAATTGCCGCCTAGTCATCTGCAACGTACAGGCTTCTGCCAAAGTCATATTTGAAATTACTCAACTCGACCGAGTATTTGAGATTGTAGAAGACCTTGAGACCCTATTCACCGAACGACCTCCTGTGATGGAGCTAGTACCCTCCAAAGCCACTACATCGAAAGCCTCAAAGGCTGTAGCAGCTTAG
- a CDS encoding NAD(P)/FAD-dependent oxidoreductase has translation MKLSRKNLDQKLDHVYDVIIVGGGVGGLSAAVYLQRYRLSCLVIEKGRGRSFWMQDLRNYLGLPPTTPGRTLLQQGQEHLLSLEGDYLAGYVEDVQDEGETFAVKVKVGKKDSTYPVFRSKYLIAASGIIDHLPKLEDMQNVFDYAGYNLHVCMICDGYEMADKKCGLFVASESAINTAFVLNWFTPYISVFTHGLCDVSPEMRQKLQEHGYPLIETPIARFVGHDHEMNGVELSDGSVVELETGLIAMGSHYQSEYLKSLNLEWNGGNLKTDPMCRTTHSRIFAVGDLKEGLNQVSIAVADGTLAATAIWREIRRQSNPRIWQDNLVGAAKT, from the coding sequence ATGAAGCTTTCCAGAAAGAATTTAGATCAAAAGCTAGATCACGTTTATGACGTCATCATCGTTGGAGGCGGCGTTGGTGGTCTTTCGGCAGCAGTCTACTTACAACGCTATCGCCTTTCCTGTCTAGTGATCGAAAAAGGCCGAGGTCGCTCCTTCTGGATGCAGGACTTACGCAACTACTTAGGTCTGCCACCCACCACACCAGGCAGAACCCTACTGCAACAGGGGCAAGAGCACCTATTATCTCTAGAAGGTGACTACCTGGCAGGCTACGTTGAAGATGTTCAGGATGAAGGCGAGACTTTTGCGGTCAAGGTCAAAGTTGGCAAGAAAGATAGCACCTACCCCGTCTTTCGGTCTAAGTACTTGATAGCTGCGAGTGGCATCATTGACCATTTGCCAAAACTTGAAGACATGCAGAACGTGTTTGACTACGCAGGCTACAATCTGCACGTCTGTATGATTTGCGATGGCTACGAAATGGCTGATAAGAAGTGTGGCCTCTTTGTGGCTTCAGAGTCGGCAATTAACACTGCTTTTGTCTTAAATTGGTTTACCCCTTATATCAGTGTCTTTACTCACGGCTTATGTGATGTCAGTCCAGAAATGCGGCAGAAATTACAAGAGCATGGGTATCCTTTGATCGAGACTCCCATTGCCCGCTTTGTCGGACATGACCATGAAATGAATGGCGTTGAATTGTCGGATGGGTCGGTGGTTGAACTTGAGACAGGTCTGATTGCGATGGGTTCTCATTACCAAAGTGAGTACCTGAAAAGCTTGAATTTGGAATGGAATGGTGGCAATCTGAAAACTGATCCCATGTGTCGCACCACCCATTCTCGCATTTTTGCGGTGGGAGATTTAAAGGAAGGTTTGAATCAGGTGTCAATTGCTGTTGCAGATGGTACATTAGCTGCAACAGCAATTTGGCGAGAGATTCGGCGACAGTCAAATCCTCGTATTTGGCAAGACAACTTAGTTGGAGCTGCAAAGACGTGA
- the rpsF gene encoding 30S ribosomal protein S6, giving the protein MSYIYETMYILRPDLGEELTDQTIGKYQNILREQGAELIETQHRGKRRLAYEIKKHREGVYVQMNYSGPGSAIAVLERAMRLSEEVVRYLTVKQEVTDEAVAADDAEA; this is encoded by the coding sequence ATGAGCTACATCTACGAGACAATGTACATTTTGCGTCCTGACTTAGGGGAGGAACTCACCGATCAGACGATTGGTAAGTACCAAAACATCCTCAGAGAGCAAGGGGCAGAGCTGATAGAAACTCAGCATCGTGGCAAGCGCCGTCTAGCTTACGAAATCAAAAAGCACCGTGAGGGTGTTTATGTGCAAATGAACTACAGCGGCCCAGGTAGCGCGATCGCGGTCCTAGAGCGAGCTATGCGTCTGAGTGAGGAAGTAGTTCGCTACCTCACGGTTAAACAAGAAGTCACAGATGAGGCTGTCGCAGCTGACGACGCTGAAGCATAA
- a CDS encoding fumarylacetoacetate hydrolase family protein, which translates to MAQRYVRVQTPEGQIYYGLLQLNRGVQVLDAPPWLKGQPTDLELKPDSYQLLAPCAPSKIVAVGKNYAKHAAEMGGDVPKEPLLFLKPPTAVTAAGTEINYPSQSERVDYEGELAVVIGERCVDCTPEQAQNKIWGYTIANDVTARDLQRRDSQWARAKGFDTFCPLGPWIVRELSPGARLQTILNENPEPAQSALIEQMVFPPDVLVSYISRIMTLLPGDVVLTGTPEGVGPLQIGDRVRVEIEGIGSLDNQVVARLGIRS; encoded by the coding sequence ATGGCACAGCGCTATGTCCGAGTTCAAACACCTGAAGGCCAAATTTACTATGGCTTGTTGCAGCTAAATCGAGGTGTGCAGGTGCTAGATGCACCTCCGTGGCTCAAGGGCCAGCCCACTGACTTAGAGCTGAAGCCAGATAGTTACCAGCTTTTAGCGCCTTGTGCGCCCTCTAAAATTGTGGCGGTCGGCAAAAATTACGCCAAGCATGCAGCGGAAATGGGAGGAGACGTTCCTAAAGAACCTTTATTGTTTTTGAAGCCTCCGACTGCAGTAACAGCAGCAGGAACAGAAATTAATTATCCATCCCAATCTGAGAGAGTGGATTACGAAGGCGAACTGGCGGTGGTGATTGGGGAGCGGTGCGTGGACTGTACCCCAGAGCAGGCTCAGAACAAAATTTGGGGCTACACCATTGCCAATGATGTCACCGCCAGAGATCTCCAGCGCCGTGATAGCCAATGGGCAAGGGCCAAAGGATTTGATACGTTCTGTCCTTTAGGGCCTTGGATTGTACGCGAACTCAGCCCAGGAGCCCGATTGCAAACCATTTTGAATGAAAATCCTGAACCTGCCCAATCTGCTTTGATTGAGCAGATGGTTTTTCCTCCCGATGTCCTGGTGTCTTATATAAGTCGCATCATGACGCTACTTCCAGGCGATGTGGTGCTAACCGGGACACCGGAAGGAGTTGGACCGCTACAGATCGGCGATCGCGTGCGCGTAGAGATTGAGGGCATCGGCAGCCTCGACAACCAAGTGGTCGCTCGGCTAGGTATTCGCTCCTAA
- a CDS encoding serine hydroxymethyltransferase, with the protein MSQTNLDFLAKTDPEIAGFIQQELQRQRDHLELIASENFTSAAVLAAQGSVLTNKYAEGLPQKRYYGGCEFVDQIEQLAIDRIKQLFGAAHANVQPHSGAQANFAVFLALLEPGDTIMGMDLSHGGHLTHGSPVNVSGKWFKVCHYGVSQETEQLDYDQIRELALQHRPKLIVCGYSAYPRIIQFDKFRAIADEVGAYLLADIAHIAGLVATGHHPNPLPYCDVVTTTTHKTLRGPRGGLIMTRDPELGKKFDKAVFPGTQGGPLEHVIAAKAVAFGEALKPEFKTYSGQVIENAQALASQLQQRGFKIVSGGTDNHLMLVDLRSIGMTGKKADQLVSGVNITANKNTVPFDPESPFVTSGLRLGSPAMTTRGMGTTEFAEIANIIADRLLNPEDEAIAQACRQRVATLCARFPLYPHLSIPVPVLA; encoded by the coding sequence GTGTCTCAAACTAACTTAGACTTCCTAGCCAAAACCGATCCCGAAATTGCTGGCTTCATTCAGCAAGAACTCCAGCGCCAGCGTGACCACCTAGAGTTGATCGCAAGCGAAAACTTCACCTCTGCCGCCGTGCTAGCAGCTCAAGGTTCTGTATTAACCAATAAGTACGCAGAAGGGTTGCCCCAGAAGCGCTACTACGGGGGTTGTGAATTTGTGGATCAGATCGAGCAATTAGCGATCGATCGCATCAAGCAACTCTTTGGTGCCGCCCACGCCAACGTCCAGCCCCATTCAGGAGCCCAAGCCAATTTTGCTGTATTCCTGGCCCTGCTAGAACCAGGAGACACGATCATGGGGATGGACTTGTCCCACGGAGGTCATTTAACCCACGGCTCCCCTGTCAACGTCTCTGGCAAGTGGTTTAAGGTTTGCCACTACGGCGTTAGTCAAGAAACCGAGCAGCTAGACTACGACCAAATTCGCGAGTTGGCACTTCAGCATCGACCTAAATTAATTGTCTGCGGCTACTCTGCCTATCCCCGGATTATCCAGTTTGATAAATTCCGGGCGATCGCGGATGAAGTTGGAGCTTACCTGCTCGCAGACATTGCTCACATTGCTGGCCTCGTTGCTACTGGGCATCATCCCAATCCCTTACCCTACTGCGATGTCGTCACCACCACGACTCACAAGACTCTGCGCGGACCCAGAGGTGGATTGATCATGACCCGCGATCCAGAACTGGGCAAAAAGTTTGATAAAGCGGTTTTCCCTGGCACTCAAGGGGGTCCACTAGAGCATGTAATTGCGGCCAAGGCAGTAGCTTTCGGTGAAGCCCTAAAACCAGAATTTAAAACTTATTCTGGCCAGGTGATTGAAAATGCTCAAGCTTTAGCGAGTCAGCTACAGCAACGAGGCTTCAAGATTGTTTCAGGTGGCACCGATAACCACTTGATGTTGGTGGATTTGCGCTCGATTGGCATGACTGGCAAGAAAGCAGACCAGCTAGTAAGCGGTGTTAACATCACAGCCAACAAAAATACAGTGCCCTTCGATCCAGAGTCACCGTTTGTCACCAGCGGCCTCAGACTCGGTTCACCCGCTATGACCACTCGTGGGATGGGAACGACTGAGTTTGCAGAAATTGCTAATATCATTGCGGATCGACTTTTAAATCCTGAAGATGAGGCGATCGCTCAAGCTTGCCGCCAGCGGGTCGCTACCTTATGCGCTAGATTCCCGCTTTATCCTCATCTGAGCATTCCAGTGCCAGTTTTGGCATAG